Genomic segment of Verrucomicrobiota bacterium:
TGGAAAAAGTAAAGCGTGCTCGAGCAAAGCTTGATATGTTACAGACTGCTTGACGCACTACACTAGTTCTTTTCTTGGGATTACTTTCACCACCGGTGATGATGGCTCTCGAACGGGGCAATATCGATCTCCTCATTTTTACCTTATGCGCGTTGGCACTCTATTCTCTAAACGGACGATACTGGATTGCCTGTAGCTGGATACTTATCGGAATGGTGCTCAAGCTTTTTCCAATTGCTGGCCTTCTCTTTCTCTTGCGCGCAAAACCACGTGAGCTATTAATACTCCTCAGTGCGTGCGCTGCTGTGACGATGGGCTACGTCATTCTTTCATACAACGATCTTTCAATAATTAGCCATGCAACTCCGCGGTCTCCCATCTTTTCCTACGGGAGTAAAGTGGTCGCTTTTATGTGGCGCGACCGTGGCGGACTCACCACGGTTGAATCCTGGAGAGCGTTAGAGGTTTTATTGTTCTTTCTAGTCATGGGTAGCGTTGCTTCAGGGGTTTTAATTGACCGTTTGCGTCCAACCCCAACCCAGACTGATAACAAACATTTGGATGCTTTCCGACTCGGAGCCGGCATCTATATAGGAACATTTCTGCTCGGAAACAATTGGGATTACCGCCTCGTATTCTTGCTCTTCACATTCCCTCAACTTTGGGCCTGGAGCTTTACTAGTATAAGTCCTTTGCGCGTCGGAGCACGTCTGGGATTGGCAGTAGCAGCCGTGTCACTTTGGTCATGGCTTATCGAACCCCTTTTCCGAAAATTAAGTGGGATCGCTACAGCCTGGGTATGGATCGATGAATTGGCGAACTGGGTTCTTTTCGCCACCCTGGGTTATTTGGTGATTACCACGCTCCCTGAATGGATCTCTCGTCTTTGGCACCATTCCACGCGTTGATTGACCAGCATCCATTCCAAAAGGCAAATTTTAGAAATAGCACGGTTTGGACTCATAGAAAGAAAAGACCGCGCGGAATTACTCCTTTATGTAATAGGCATCCTTTGTTGGTCTGAGAGGTCGATGCATGTGCAAGGGCCTTCTCAATCCTCCATTACCTGGAGCACTTTTCGTTTCCGCCAACCACTCTTTAAACACTGCGCGACTTTTATGGGTGTCGACAAAAATATCGGCATAACGATCGCCTTCATGTGCTGGCTCTACTGTTACCCGCTGGTGCCAACAATGCATGCCACTGATGGGATCCGGGTGAACAGGAAACGTTAAGTTTTGGTTTACTCCGGCTTCCTCCCACCAGATTTTACTAGTGTCACTATCAGAACTCTTAAACGGTTTCACTTTTTCTTTTTCCCTAAAAAGAAAGGTTCCGTTCTTACGGGTAATATCAACAAGTGAGGTGGAAAATTTCTCTCCACCTATATCGCGATTTATTCTCCATCGTCCCATGTGATGTGAGCACCCGACAATCCCTGGATGAATTCCTTCGGTTTCCCAAACCCGCACTACAAAGTATCCAATATCTGTAGACACACGTGCCAATTCTCCATTCTTAAGATTCAGTTTCCCAATATCTTCCGGATGAACCCACAGAGGATTAGTGTGAGATATTTCTTTCAACCACTTTGAATTCGAAGAACGCGTATGAATGAGAGTCGGCAAGCGGAATGTTGGCAAAAGAGTTCGCTGCCCCTTCTCCAAATCCAGATTCCGCCAATGTACATGCGAACGAATATAGCCGGGAATGCATTGATCCTCATACCCCCACTCTTTCATTATTGGAGAAAAGAATTCTAACTTTTTACTAGGTGTTGGAAATCCTGTGCGGGTCGTACCATCTTTCATGGGAAGCCCGTCAACTTTTTCTTCCTCATAACGATCTTGCCCTTTGTAAGGCACATCGTAGGCGCCATATTTACGCATATACTGAAGCGGCGTTAAGTCTTCCCTGGCTGCCTCTTCTGGCAAACCCTCCACGTTTTCAAAAATATCTTTGTAATAATCATCAATCGAAACTGGCTTACCGGATTTATCTGCAAAGTATTTGCGCACACCGAGAGATCCGTCCGGATCAATTTTATGAGCAAGTGCAATCCAGAATTCCGCTTCTTCCCAGACTTCCCCCGGATTAGATTCATACGTTTTTTCATCGCCATTCATTTTACCCTCCTGGCGAAAATATTCACGCATGACGGGTTGTCGAAAACCAATCCACGTTCCAGCATGCGTCTCTTGACTCATCAAGTCATGCCGCTCGGATGCCAGCCCCATCGGAAGCACATAATCCGCCCACTGCGCTGTTTCGCTCCACGTCGGAGTAAGCGCTACATGACAACCGATACTATCCTCATTTTCAAGCATCTCAATCCAGGAACACCCATCGGGATTGGTCCAAACAGGATTATAAACACGGGTAAAATACGTATCTATTTTTTTGTTTTGGAGTTCAACCAGGTGTGGCAGGAGAAAACTCATCTCGTAATGAGATAGCGGGTACTCCCGCGGCCATATCAACTCATTCCATTGGCTATGAGCTGGAGGCATTTCACTGGGATGAGGATGCGCCTTATCCCAGCTGTTTGGATTTACACCACCTGGGTGACCGATGCTTCCTGTCAACGCATGTAAAAACATAAGCACCCTGGCCGATTGCCATCCGCCCTTATTACCGGCCGCGGTATTTCGCCATAGATGGCTTGAAAATTGCCTTCCGGCATTGGCAATCTCATCAGCCAACTGTTGCACGGTTTCTCCAGGAAGTTTGCATTCTTCCTCAACATATTCTGGAGTATAAATCGAATATACCTCGATCAACTTCTCAATAAACCGGTCA
This window contains:
- a CDS encoding glycosyltransferase 87 family protein, translated to MGLLSPPVMMALERGNIDLLIFTLCALALYSLNGRYWIACSWILIGMVLKLFPIAGLLFLLRAKPRELLILLSACAAVTMGYVILSYNDLSIISHATPRSPIFSYGSKVVAFMWRDRGGLTTVESWRALEVLLFFLVMGSVASGVLIDRLRPTPTQTDNKHLDAFRLGAGIYIGTFLLGNNWDYRLVFLLFTFPQLWAWSFTSISPLRVGARLGLAVAAVSLWSWLIEPLFRKLSGIATAWVWIDELANWVLFATLGYLVITTLPEWISRLWHHSTR
- a CDS encoding molybdopterin-dependent oxidoreductase — encoded protein: MSEQKKSYKRESPWELAVGPTPDKWDDWVELDSKAWPEKKIEKHYRCVPTICFNCESACGLLAFINKETDKVEKFEGNPVHPGSRGRTCAKGPATINQINDTERILYPLKRVGPRGDGRFEKVSWEEVLDDLGGRIRKAFQEKRHNELMYHVGRPGDDHFVYRMLNAWGVDGHNSHTTVCSGAARLGYSLWFGADRPSPDYSQTKFILLLSSHLETGHYFNPHAQRIIDAKSGGSKIAVVDVRLSNTTTHADYWVCPWPGSEPALLLGIALELLKSGRFNREYVERWVNWQDYLSAYDPDGPGSFDRFIEKLIEVYSIYTPEYVEEECKLPGETVQQLADEIANAGRQFSSHLWRNTAAGNKGGWQSARVLMFLHALTGSIGHPGGVNPNSWDKAHPHPSEMPPAHSQWNELIWPREYPLSHYEMSFLLPHLVELQNKKIDTYFTRVYNPVWTNPDGCSWIEMLENEDSIGCHVALTPTWSETAQWADYVLPMGLASERHDLMSQETHAGTWIGFRQPVMREYFRQEGKMNGDEKTYESNPGEVWEEAEFWIALAHKIDPDGSLGVRKYFADKSGKPVSIDDYYKDIFENVEGLPEEAAREDLTPLQYMRKYGAYDVPYKGQDRYEEEKVDGLPMKDGTTRTGFPTPSKKLEFFSPIMKEWGYEDQCIPGYIRSHVHWRNLDLEKGQRTLLPTFRLPTLIHTRSSNSKWLKEISHTNPLWVHPEDIGKLNLKNGELARVSTDIGYFVVRVWETEGIHPGIVGCSHHMGRWRINRDIGGEKFSTSLVDITRKNGTFLFREKEKVKPFKSSDSDTSKIWWEEAGVNQNLTFPVHPDPISGMHCWHQRVTVEPAHEGDRYADIFVDTHKSRAVFKEWLAETKSAPGNGGLRRPLHMHRPLRPTKDAYYIKE